The genomic stretch ATAATTTTTCCTTTTTTAGGGAAAACTCTTAGAACTTTACCTGTTTTCTTTTTATCTTTTCCTGATATTACATAAACTATATCTCCAGTTTTTACATGTAATGAATCTGGAACAAATTTAATTTTAGGTTTAGCCATTTTTCTTATAAGCCTCCTCTCTCATTATATAACTTCTATTGCTAGAGATAAGATTTTCATAAAGTTTCTTGCTCTTAATTCTCTTGCAACTGGTCCAAATATTCTTGTTGCTCTTGGTACGTTGTTATTGTTAATTACAACACCAGCATTATCATCAAATTTTATGTATGAACCATCGTCTCTTCTAGTTTCTTTTCTTGTTCTTACTATAACAGCCTTGACTACATCTCCCTTTTTAACGTTACCACCAGGGATAGCTTCTTTAACTGATGCCACAACAATGTCACCAATTCTTCCAAATCTCTTTTTAGATCCGCCTAAAACTCTTATTACCATAAGTTTTTTAGCCCCTGAGTTATCAGCAACATTAAGGATAGTTTGTTGTTGTACCATTAAAATATCCTCCTCTCACTAAATGTGATTATCTTGCCTTTTCTATGATTTCTACTAGTCTCCAATTTTTATCCTTAGATAAACGTCTAGTTTCCATTATTCTTACTTTATCTCCTACTTGAGCTACATTTTCTTCATCATGAGCTTTAAATTTAGTAGTTCTTTTTACTCTTTTCTTATATATAGGATGAAGTATCATTGTTTCAATTGCAACAACTATTGTCTTTTGCATTTTGTCAGAAACAACTATTCCTTCTCTTACTTTTCTTTCGTTTCTCAAGATTAACCTCCTCTTTACCATATTAAAGAAATTAATTATCTTTCATTTAAGATAGTGTTGATTCTTGCAATTTCTCTTCTAACTTCTCTTATTTTTGCTGTATTAGTTAGTTGACCTAATGAAAGTTGGAACTTCAAGTTGAATAATTCTTCTTTTAGCTCTTTACACTTAACAACTAGGTCTTCACTAGTCATTTCTCTTATTTCTTTAGCTCTCATTAGTTTTCACCACCATTTTCTTTTTCTTCTCTCTTAACAACTTTACATCTGATTGGTAATTTCATAGCTGCTTTTCTTAAAGCTGCTGTTGCTTTTTCTTCAGTTACTCCTGAAACTTCAAATAAGATTCTTCCAGGTCTTACTACTGATACCCAACCTTCAACGTTTCCTTTACCTTTACCCATTCTCACTCCAGCAGGTCTTGCTGTGATTGGTTTGTCAGGGAATATTCTTATATATGTTTTCCCTTCTCTTTTAAATGTTCTGTTGATAGCAACCCGACAAGATTCTATTTGTCTGTTTGTTATCCAAGATGGTTCAAGAGCTTGTAATCCATAATCTCCAAAAGCAACAAAGTTACCTTTATGAGCTGCCCCTTTCATTCTACCTCTGAACATTTTTCTGTGTTTTGTTCTCTTTGGCATCAACATAATTAAGCTTCCCCTCCTTCTTTCTTACTAGGAAGAACTTCACCATGGAATATCCATACTTTTATTCCTAATGCTCCATAAGTTGTATGAGCTGTTGCTACTGCATAATCTATATCTGCTCTTAATGTATGTAAAGGAACTTTTCCTTCAACTGCCCATTCAGATCTAGCAATTTCAGCACCATTTAATCTTCCTGAAATCATTACTTTTATTCCTTTAACTTCTGGAGATTTCATTGATCTTGAAATAGCTTGAGTCATAGCTTTTTTGTAAGCAATTCTCTTTTCAATTTGAGCAGCTATTGATTCTGCAACTAATACTGCATCTCCATTTAAATCTTTTATTTCTTGTACTTTAACAGTTACTTTTTTAGCTGTTAATTTTTCAAGTTTTGTTCTTAGTGCATCTATTTCAGCACCTTTTCTTCCAATTATTAATCCTGCTTTTCCAGTATGTATATGTACAACTACTTGTGAAGGAGATGTTCTTTCGATTCTTACCTTAGAAATCCCTGTATGGAAGTAGTTTTTCTTTATAAATTCTTTTATTTGCACATCTTCATGGAAGTATTTTACATACTCTTTTTTATCTGCATACCAATTAGAATCCCAAGCTCTTGTAATACCAAGTCTTAGTCCTCTAGGGTCTACTTTTTGTCCCACAGTTTTACCTCCTTAATCTTATTGTTCATCAGATACTGCCACTGTGATATGAGCTGTTGGTTTTCTGATTATATCTGCTCTTCCCATTGCTCTTGGCATAACTCTTTTTAAAACTGGTCCTTGATTTACCATTATAGTTGATACTACTAATTTATCTTCATCCATTTTGAAGTTATTTGTTGCATTTGCTATTGCAGATGCCAATGTCTTCTTTATAACTCTAGCGGCTTTTTTATTTGTAAACTCTAGAATATCTAACGCTTCTAGTGCTGATTTACCTCTCACTAAGTCAGCTACTAATCTCGCTTTTCTAGGAGATAGTCTTACGAATCTAGTTATTGCTTTAGCTTCCACTAGTCCATCCTCCTTTTTCTCTATACTCAATTATTATTTTTTCTTTTTATCTACACCATGTCCATGATATGTTCTAGTTGGTGCAAATTCTCCTAATTTATGTCCTACCATTTGTTCTGTAACATGAACTGGTATATGTTTTTTTCCATTATATACTCCAAAAGTTAATCCTATAAAATTTGGAAATATTGTAGATCTTCTTGACCAAGTTTTTATAACAGCTTTGTTATTTCCAGAAGCAACTGCTTCTTCAAATTTAGCCATTAAGTGATGGTCACAAAAAGGTCCTTTCTTTAATGATCTTGCCATTATTAATTAGCCTCCTCTCGCAAATTATTTTTCGTTTCTTCTTCTTACGATAAATTTGTCAGAAGTCTTTCTTCCTCTTGTTTTAATACCCAGTGCTGGTTTTCCCCAAGGTGTTAAAGGTGACTTTCTTCCAACTGAGTTCTTTCCTTCTCCTCCACCATGTGGGTGATCTACTGGGTTCATTACAGCTCCTCTTACATGAGGTCTTTTTCCCATATGTCTAGCTCTTCCAGCTTTACCTATATTTACTAAGTTATGTTCAGAGTTTCCAACTTCACCAACAGTTGCCATACATTCACCATGTATTAGTCTTAATTCTCCTGAAGGTAATTCAACGTGGCAATAAGTTCCTTCTTTAGCTACAAGTCTTGCAGCAGTTCCAGCAGATCTTACTAATTGTCCACCTTTTCCTTTTTGAAGTTCTATATTGTGAATTTGAACCCCAACTGGCATATCTTTTAATTTAAGTGCATTTCCAGGTTTGATATCAGCTTTACTTCCAGCAGAAACTATATCTCCTTTTTTTAGCCCTTTAGGTGCTAATATATATCTTTTTTCTCCATCAAAATAGAATAATAAAGCAATGTTTGCTGATCTATTAGGATCATATTCTATTGTTGCAACTCTTGCAGGAACATCTAATTTATTTCTTTTGAAATCTATTATTCTGTATAATCTTTTGTGTCCTTTTTGTCTGTCTCTACAAGTTCTGTGACCATAATTATCTCTACCATACGCTGATTTTAGAGGTACAGTTAAAGATTTTTCAGGTCTTACTTTATCTAATTCATCATTTACTAATCTAGACATATGTCTAGTACCATTAGTAATTGGTTTCATTTTTCTAATAGCCATTTTTATTTTTCCTCCATTGACCTATATATATCTTTAATCTTTTTACACTTCTTTGAAGTAAGTTATTGTATTTTCTTTAGCTAATTTAACAATTGCTTTTTTCTTAGCTTGAGTCTTATAAAGTCTCATACCATGTCTTTTAGTGATTGGTTTTTTGTTAATTGTAGCTACATCTTCAACTTTTACATTGAATATTGTTTCAATAGCTTTTTTTATTTCAATCTTATTAGCTTTTGGATGTACTTCAAAAGTATATTTATTGTATTCTTTTCTTAAAAGTTCTGTTTTTTCTGTTACAACAGGCTTTTTAATTATATCGTAAACATTCATTATCCTAGTACCTCCTCTACAGTAGCTAATGCTTCTTTAGTAAGGATTACCTTTTCTTGTTTTAAAAGCCAGTAAACACCAATTTCATTTGGTTGTAAAATTACTGCATTTTCTAAATTTCTTGCTGACAAGTATAAGTTGTAATCTTTTATTAAATCTCCAACTACAAATAATTGTTTTTGTTTTGCATCAACTTTATTTACTAAATTTACTATCACTTTTGTTTTAGGTGTTTCTATTACATCATAGTCTAATACTAAAACATTTCCAGCTGCAACTTTTGCAGATAAAGCAGATTTTAGTGCTAGATTTCTAACTTTTTTATTAACTTTCTTTTCATATGATCTTGGATGAGGACCAAATGTAACTCCTCCACCTACCATATGAGGTGCTCTTATTGAACCTTGTCTTGCTCTACCAGTACCTTTTTGTTTGAAACGTTTTCTTCCTCCACCTCTAACCATTGCTCTAGTCTTAGTAGAAGCTGTACCTTGTCTAGCAGCTGCTAATTCAGCAGTAAGTACTTCATGAAGAACTACTTTATTAGGTTCAATCCCAAACACTGTATCTTTAACTTCAACAGTACCAGTTTGTTCTCCTGCTAAGTTGTATATGTTTAAAACTGCCATTGTTTTCCTCCTCTTTCTACTATCCTATTACTTTCTTCACTGCTGGTCTAATTACTAAGTAACCATTTTTTGCTCCAGGAACTGCTCCTTTTATTAAAAGTAAGTTATGCTCAGCATCAACTTTAACTACTTTTAAGTTTTGAACTGTTACTGTTGCATTCCCATGTTGTCCAGCCATTCTTTTTCCTTTTAGAACTTTACCAGGCCAGCTTGACATACCTATTGATCCACCTAGTCTGTGGTTTCTTGATACCCCGTGTGAAGCTCTATTTCCACCAAATCCGTGTCTTTTCATAACACCAGATGTTCCTTTACCTTTTGAAGTTCCTGTGATATCTACATATCCAACTTCTGCTAGAACATCAACTTTGATTTCTTGTCCTAATTCATAACCATCTACTGATTCAACTTCTAATTCTCTAACGAATCTTTGAGGTTTTACACCTGCTTTATTGAATATTCCCATTAAAGGTTTAGTAGTGTTTTTTTCTTTCTTTTCATCAAAACCTAATTGTAAAGCTACATATCCATCTTTTTCTTCTGTTTTCTTTTGAAGAACAAAGTTAGGACCAGCTTCTACAACTGTTACTGGAACGAATTTTCCATCTTCAAAAATTTGAGTCATTCCAATTTTCTTACCTAAAATTCCTGACATTTTTAACCTCCATCAAATAATATATTGGTTGATACAACTTACCCTTGTGGTTCTATTTTTTAACACAAGAATAAAATCAACTTGTACTATTCTGTAAGTATGATGCTTTTTGCATCATCTCCCATAAATAAATACAAAGAATAGAATTAAACTTGTTTAATTTCTATTCCTACACCAGCTGGTAAGTGAACTGATGTTAACGAACTAATAGCCTTGTCTGTAGAATTTACTATTTCTATCATTCTTCTGTGCACTCTCATTTCGAATTGCTCTCTTGAATCTTTGTTAACATGCACTGATCTTAAAACAGTATATTTTCTGATTTTAGTAGGTAAAGGCATTGGCCCAGCTACTATTGCTCCACTTTTTTTAGCAGATTCAGCTATTCTTTTTGCTGATTCATCTAATAAAGTATGATCATATGCTTTTAAATAGATTCTTAATTTGTTAGAAGCCATTTATTATTGCACCTCCTTTAAATTAACTACATAAGATAATTCTTATGCACTTTTGAAAGTATAACATACTTTTTAAAAAAATAAAAGAAAAATTTTTTAAATTTAAAAATTTTTTTAAAAACTTTTTCTTTTATAAATCACATATACAATATACATAAGAGTTGTTATTATCCAAGAAACTATAAAACCATATAGCACCATAAAAAATGTTGGATTTAATGGGACTATAAAAAATATCCACATAACTCTGCAAACACAGATTCCAAAAATATTTATTATCATTGGATTAAAAGTATCTCCTATTCCTCTTATAGCTCCAGATATTACATCTCCTACAACATATATTGAATATAATGGAGCTACAAGTTTTACAATCTTTGATGTTAAATTAACTATATTTTTATCATCTATAAGAAAAGCTGCCAAAGGTTTATTGTAAAAATAAAGTATTGAACTTATAACAAAAATTGCTACCATAGACATAAATAAAGCAACTTTTATTCCATCTCTTGCTCTTTGATGTTTTTCTGCTCCATAATTCTGAGCTACAAAAGTTGAAATAGCAATAGAAAAAGCTTCTGAAACTGTCCATATTAAAAAATCTAGTTTTCCTGATATTCCCCAAGCTGCTATATTATTTACACCAAAGGTATTTATACTACTTTGTATTATAGTATTTGATATAGGATAAAGAACTGATTGAACGGCAATAGGTAAACCCAATCTAAAAATTTCTTTTATATATTTTTTATAAAAACAAATTTCTTTTATATATATTTTGCAATCTAAATTTGTCTTTATTAAAATTATAAAAATTAAAATAGCACTTACTATTTCTGATATTAAAGTTGCCACTCCAACTCCAATAACTCCTAACTTAAATACTTTAACTAAAATTAAGTCTAAAGCTATATTTAAAATATTTGAAACAATTAAAATGTAAAAGGGAGTTCTTGAATCTCCCAAGGCCCTTAAAATTCCAGAACCTATATTATATATCATAGAAGCAACTATTCCACTAAAACAAATGATAGTATATGTTTGTGCTTGCCAAAGTATTTCTTCTGGTACTTTTATCAATTTAATAAAAAATGGAGAAAATACACAACTTAATATAGATAATAATAAACCCCCAAACATTGCAAATAATATTGCAGTATGGCTAGCTTTTGATACTTCTTCTTTTTTATTAGCCCCAAAATATTGAGAAATGATTATTGTTGCTCCTGATGAAAGTCCAACAAAAAAACTAATTGGAAGTCTATGAAAATTAAGAACAGACTCTATAGCCGCCACTGCTTCTTTCCCAGCAAATCTTCCAACTATTATTGCATCTATTGTATTGTAAAGCGATTGAAATAATGTCCCTAGAAATATAGGTAATATAAATCTTAATATCACTTTCCATATTTTTCCTTCTGTTAAATTTAAATTTTTTGAACTTTCATTCATAATATCAGTCCTCAATAATAAGTATTTTCTATGATAAAATTATATAATAATTATAGTTTTACTGTCAAATTATTTTTTAGATTATTATATATTATATATAATAATATAATAGTTTTTAAAACATTTATAAAAATAAAGTTTTGATTGACACTCTCGTAAAAAAAGTTTATAATTTTGGTAAACAATCATGTTGAAAGGAAGTGTATAATTATGGAAACAATGTCAAACCATTTACCAAATTTAGATGAAGAAAAATTAAAATTTGTTATTGAATTAAAAGAAAAATATAATGCAGGAAAAATTAGCTTAGCTGATGCAAGAAAACAACTTAAAGAAAGAGTTAAAACTTTAAAACCTTATGAAATTGCTTATGCTGAACAAAAACTTACACCTTTTGTTGAAGATGAATGTATAAAAGAAAATATTCAAAATATGATGCTTTTATTTGATGAAGTTATGGATACAAGTAGACCTACTGAACTTCCAGCTGACCATCCAATTATGTGTTATTTTAGAGAAAATGATGATATGAGAGAATTATTAAAAGAAGTTGAAAACCTAATTCAATTCCCTGTTATCAAAAATCAATGGTATGAACTATATGATAAACTTGATTTATGGTGGAAATTACATCTACCTAGAAAACAAAATCAACTTTATTCTCTTTTAGAAAAGAAAGGTTTCACAAGACCTACAACTACAATGTGGGTATTAGATGATTTTGTTAGAGATGAATTAAAAGAAAATAGAAAAATGCTTGATGATGGCAATATAGAAGAATTTATTGCTTCTCAAACAAGTGTTGCTGCTGATATAATTGATTTAATACAAAAAGAAGAAACTGTGTTGTATCCTACATCTCTTGCTATGATTACTCCTGAAGAATTTGAAGATATGAAATCTGGGGATAGAGAAATTGGATTTACTTTTGGTGAACTTGAAACTACAAGTGAAGCTAAAAAGGTAAAAGCTCAAGAAAATTCTAATATTAGTGGACAAGGTAATTTAGCTAAGGACTTAGCACAATTATTAGGTAAATATGGATTTAATTCTGGAGATAACCAATCTTCTGAATTAGATGTAGCTATGGGTAAGATGACATTAGAACAAATCAATTTAGTATTTAAACATCTACCAGTTGATATTACTTATGTTGATGAAAATGAAATTGTTAAATTCTACTCAGACACTGCCCATAGAATTTTTCCTCGTAGTAAAAATGTTATAGGTAGATATGTTAAAAATTGTCACCCTCCAAAGAGTGTACATATAGTTGAAGAAATTATAGAAAAATTTAGAAGTGGAGAGCAAGATTTTGTTGAGTTTTGGATAAATAAACCTGGATTATTTATTTATATCTCTTATTCTGCTGTTAAAGATGAAAATGGTAAATTTAGAGGCGTTTTAGAAATGATGCAAGATTGTACAAAGATCCGTTCACTTGAAGGCTCTCAAACTCTTTTAAATTGGGAAAGTGATAATTCAACTAATAAAACTGTTGAAGAAAAAACACAAGAAGTTAATAAAGAAGAAGTTCAAACAGAAGAAAGTAATGTTAAGATTGATTTAGATAAAATTGATGGAAATACTTATTTAAAAGATTTAATTAAAGTTTATCCTAAGTTAAAAGATGATATGATAAAAATATCTGATAATTTTAAACTTTTACAAACTCCACTTGCAGCAGTTATGTTACCTACTGTCACTCTTAAAAAAGCAAGTGAAAGAGGAGAAGTTGAGCTAAATACTTTAATTGAAAAAATTAAAGAAATTATAAAGACATATTAAAACAGCTATAAAATATGAAGGGGCTGTTGCAAATTTAAGAATGAAGTAAAAAATAGTTCATTACTAGCTAAATTTCTTAACGTTTAAAAATTGACATTCGCTGCAAATTCGGTAAACTCGCTACGCTCAAACACACCGAGATTTGCTTGGCTCATTTGCTTCAATTTTTAAACTAAAATTTAGAATGTAATTTCACCTATTTTTTACTTCCATTTCAATAGGATTAGTTTGCAACAGCCCCTTTTTTATTTTTATTTATTATAGTATTTCATAGCTTCTGGTAAGAATCTTCTTAATTCTTGCAATCTATTTTCACTAGAAGGGTGAGTTGATAAGATTTCTGCATTTTGGCTTCCACCTAGTTTCATCATTCTTTCTTCTGCTTTTATAGCTTCTTCTGGATTATATCCTGCCATAGCCATAAATATCATTCCATATTTATCAGCTTCATATTCTTGAGTTCTACTGAATTTTAAAAGACCTAAAGATAAACCTTGTTGAGCTAATTCATCACTAACAATAGCTCCACCAACTATTCCATCTATTGCTTTTTTACCTAACATTAAAAAACCAGCTAAATTTTGGCTACTTGCAGTTTCTGCATGGTGTCCACCAATAACATGTCCTATTTCATGTCCCATTACAAATGCTATTGCTCCATCTGTTTCTAATACTGGTAATATTCCAGAATAGAAAGCAATTTTTCCACCTGGTAAAGCAAAGGCATTGATATCTTTAGTGTTAATTAAGTTAAATTCCCAATTAAGATTTTGTAATTTATCAGCCATTCCATTTTCTCTTAAATATTGTTCTACTGCTCCTGTCACCTTTCTTCCTATTTGAGTGACTCTTTTTCCTTGAGCAGTATTATTTGCCAACAAATTATTAGCCTTTAATTGAGCTATCATTTGATTATATTGAGCAACTGATGATTGAACAACTGATTCATCACTTACAAATTTTATCTGTCTTCTTCCAGTTAAAGGTGCAGTTGCACAAGATATAAAAATTAAAGATACAAATAACATTAAAATTATATTTTTTATTTTTTTCATATCCACTCCTTATTTAATTATAAAAATATATTAAAAATAGTTCATTGCTAGCTAAATTTCTTAACAATAAAAAATTGACATTCGCTACAAATTCCGCAAACTTGTCAACAAGTTGGCTTCAAACAAGCCGAGATTTGTTTGGCTCATTTCCTTCAATTTTTTATCTAAAATTTAGAATACAATTTCACTTATTTTTAATTATATTTAATTATATTTAATTTTTATATTCTTTTATAAAAATAGGGAGTTGAAAAACAACCCCCTGAATTTTTCTATAAAACTTATTTTTCTATTCTTGTATATGGTATAAGAGCTATATTTCTTGCTCTTTTAACTGCTTTTGCTATTTTTCTTTGTAATTTAGCATTAGCCCCAGTTAATCTTGAAGGATTGATTTTTCCTTTATCAGATACAAATCTCTTTAAAAGTTCAACATTTTTATAATCAATTTCTTCAGCTTTAACTCTTAATTTAGCTCTTCTTCTTCTGAATTCTGCCATTGAATTTACCTCCTTTTTGAGAACTAACGATTTTTTCTACTAAAATTAGTCTTGTTTAACAACTATGTATCTCATTACAGATTCCATAATATTTAACTTAGCTTCTACTTCTGCTAATTTTGTTCCGTCAATCTCAAAAGTAGTTAGTACATAAAAACCAGATTTTTTCTTATCTATTGGATAAGCAAGTTTTCTTTCTCCCCATTTTTCTGTTTTAGCTATTGTAGCTCCATTTGAAGTTAATAAAGCATTTATTTGGTTTATTAATTCTTCTCTTCCTTCTTCTAAAACAGTAGGATTGATGATGTACATGATTTCATATTTTCTCATAGCATTAACCTCCTCCCTTTGGTTTTTGCCCAAAACACATTGATTTTGAGCAGGGCTTTATAATTCTATCATATAAATACTTTTTTTGCAAATATAAATTAATATATTTTCATTAATTCTTTTATTTTAGATATAACTTCATTTTCAGAAACTTCAAAAGTTTCACCTGTTCTTCTGATTTTCAATTCAACTATACCTTCATCAGCTCTTTTTCCAACAACAACTTTAAATGGGAAACCAATTAAATCAGCATCTTTAAATTTGAAACCAGGTTTTTCATCTCTATCATCTAACATTGAATCAATTTTTTCTTCTTCTAATTCATTATAAATTTTTTCAGCTAATTTTACTTGTCCTTCATTTTTTATATTTGCTGGAATTACATCAACAATATAAGGTGCTATTGATACAGGCCAAATAATACCATTTTCATCATTATTTTGTTCTATTGAAGCTGCCATAGTTCTTGTAACTCCTATACCATAACAACCCATTAACATATATTGTGTCTTACCATTTTCATCAAGATAAGTAGCATTCATAGCCTTAGAATATTTATCCCCAAGTTTAAATATTTGTCCACATTCAATTCCTCTTGCTGAATGTAATTTTCCACCTGTTATACAGTTATCTCCAACTTTGACTTTTCTTATATCATCTACTATGTCAGCCTTATAATCTCTACCATAGTTTACATTCTTATAATGGTAATCTTTTTGGTGAGAACCTACAATATGATTTGAAACTTCTGGCACAGATAAATCTGCTATAATTTTAATTTCAGTTGGTAACTTATATGGTCCAATATATCCTTTTGTTAAACCTATTTTTTCTAATTCTTCATCAGTAGCCATTTCAACTTCCACTGCTTTTAAGATATTTTTTAGCTTAACTTCATTAACTTCAAAATCTCCTCTGATTAGAACCATATATATTTCATCTGTTCCCATATCTTTATATGCCAATGCTTTTACAGTTCTTTCTAAAGGAACATCTAGGTATTTAGCTAAACTTTCTATTGTTGGGCAATCTGGAGTGTGAACAAGTTCAACTTCTCTTAAATCTTCTTTTGGAGGATTGATAAGTTCACTCACAGCCTTTTCTATATTTGCTGCATATTCTGAACCATCAGAGTAAATAATTTCATCTTCTCCTGATTCTGCTAGAACTTGGAATTCTTGTGAGCCACTTCCACCAATATTTCCTGTATCTGCATCAACAGGTCTAAATTTTAAACCACATCTTGTAAAAATTCTTGTATAAGCATCTCTCATATTTAAGAATTCTTCATCTAATGATTCTTGAGAAGTATGGAAAGAATAACCATCTTTCATAGTAAATTCTCTACCTCTCATAAGTCCAAATCTAGGTGTTCTTTCATCTCTAAATTTTGTTTGGATATGATATAAATTTAAAGGAAGTGATTTATATGAAGAAATATCACTTCTAACTATTGCTGTTATCATTTCTTCTTGTGTTGGAGATAGAACAAAATCTCTTTCATGTCTATCTTTTAATCTTAGCATTTCTGCTCCCATAACATCCCATCTTCCACTTTCTTGCCAAAGTTCAGCTGGTTGAACAACTGGCATTAAAAGTTCCAATGCTCCTGCTCTATCCATTTCTTCACGAACGATATTTTCTATTTTTTTAATAGTTCTATACCCTAATGGTAAATAAGCATAGATACCACTTGCTAATTTTTTTATCATACCTGCTCTTAACATAAGTTTATGGCTGGCAATTTCTGCTTCTTTTGGTGTTTCTTTTAAAGTTTTTATATATGCTTTACTAAACCTCATTTTTTCCCTCCAATTAATTTTAAAATTTACCTAATAATTTTAACACATTTGTCTAACTTTGTCTTTATTTTTTAATTTCCTGCTTGTATATCAGAAAATTTTTGCTCTATATCATATTTTAAATAGATATTTTCTATTTCTCCCTTGTGTTCTTTCAAATATTTTATACATTCATCTCTAACAAGTTTTATAGTTTTAACATCATAAATAATATCTATGAATTTTAAATCACTGAAACCACTTTGTCTTAAACCAAAAATTTCTCCAGAGTTTCTAAGTTTTAAATCTTCCTCTGCTATTCTAAAACCATCTTCTGTTTCTTCCATAATAGATAATCTTTGTTTTGAATTTTCTGTTGTTGAATTAGAAATTAAAAAACAATATGATTGTTTTGAACCTCTACCAACCCTACCTCTTAATTGGTGTAGTGCAGACAGTCCAAATCTTTCAGCATTATAAATAGTCATTATTGTTGAGGCAGGGACATCAATACCAACTTCAATAACTGTTGTTGCTATTAAAATATCATATTCCTTGTTTTTAAATTTAAGCATAACTTCATCTTTTTCTTTGGCTTTCATCTTACCATGAATTATACCAATTTTCTTATTAGAGAATTTTCTCTCAATCTCCTCTGAAACCTTATCCACAGATTTTAATGCCATCTTATCACTTGTCTCAATTAAAGGTGCAACAAAATATGCTTGATTTCCATCATTTACCTTTTTATAAATAAAATTATACATCTTTTCTAAATCTTCATCATTGGCTATCCACTTAGTCTTTATAGGAGTTCTTCCAGGTGGCAATTCATCTATTATTGACAAATCTAAATCCCCATAGATGCTCAAAGCCAATGAACGAGGAATAGGAGTGGCACTCATAACTAAAAGATTCCCTAAAAAGCCCTTTTCTCTTAACTTATTTCTTTGATTAACTCCAAATCTATGTTGCTCATCTATAACTATAAGCCCTAACTTTTTAAA from Fusobacterium hwasookii encodes the following:
- a CDS encoding MATE family efflux transporter; its protein translation is MNESSKNLNLTEGKIWKVILRFILPIFLGTLFQSLYNTIDAIIVGRFAGKEAVAAIESVLNFHRLPISFFVGLSSGATIIISQYFGANKKEEVSKASHTAILFAMFGGLLLSILSCVFSPFFIKLIKVPEEILWQAQTYTIICFSGIVASMIYNIGSGILRALGDSRTPFYILIVSNILNIALDLILVKVFKLGVIGVGVATLISEIVSAILIFIILIKTNLDCKIYIKEICFYKKYIKEIFRLGLPIAVQSVLYPISNTIIQSSINTFGVNNIAAWGISGKLDFLIWTVSEAFSIAISTFVAQNYGAEKHQRARDGIKVALFMSMVAIFVISSILYFYNKPLAAFLIDDKNIVNLTSKIVKLVAPLYSIYVVGDVISGAIRGIGDTFNPMIINIFGICVCRVMWIFFIVPLNPTFFMVLYGFIVSWIITTLMYIVYVIYKRKSF
- a CDS encoding PAS domain-containing protein; this encodes METMSNHLPNLDEEKLKFVIELKEKYNAGKISLADARKQLKERVKTLKPYEIAYAEQKLTPFVEDECIKENIQNMMLLFDEVMDTSRPTELPADHPIMCYFRENDDMRELLKEVENLIQFPVIKNQWYELYDKLDLWWKLHLPRKQNQLYSLLEKKGFTRPTTTMWVLDDFVRDELKENRKMLDDGNIEEFIASQTSVAADIIDLIQKEETVLYPTSLAMITPEEFEDMKSGDREIGFTFGELETTSEAKKVKAQENSNISGQGNLAKDLAQLLGKYGFNSGDNQSSELDVAMGKMTLEQINLVFKHLPVDITYVDENEIVKFYSDTAHRIFPRSKNVIGRYVKNCHPPKSVHIVEEIIEKFRSGEQDFVEFWINKPGLFIYISYSAVKDENGKFRGVLEMMQDCTKIRSLEGSQTLLNWESDNSTNKTVEEKTQEVNKEEVQTEESNVKIDLDKIDGNTYLKDLIKVYPKLKDDMIKISDNFKLLQTPLAAVMLPTVTLKKASERGEVELNTLIEKIKEIIKTY
- a CDS encoding M48 family metallopeptidase, with protein sequence MKKIKNIILMLFVSLIFISCATAPLTGRRQIKFVSDESVVQSSVAQYNQMIAQLKANNLLANNTAQGKRVTQIGRKVTGAVEQYLRENGMADKLQNLNWEFNLINTKDINAFALPGGKIAFYSGILPVLETDGAIAFVMGHEIGHVIGGHHAETASSQNLAGFLMLGKKAIDGIVGGAIVSDELAQQGLSLGLLKFSRTQEYEADKYGMIFMAMAGYNPEEAIKAEERMMKLGGSQNAEILSTHPSSENRLQELRRFLPEAMKYYNK
- the rpsR gene encoding 30S ribosomal protein S18, which encodes MAEFRRRRAKLRVKAEEIDYKNVELLKRFVSDKGKINPSRLTGANAKLQRKIAKAVKRARNIALIPYTRIEK
- the rpsF gene encoding 30S ribosomal protein S6, whose translation is MRKYEIMYIINPTVLEEGREELINQINALLTSNGATIAKTEKWGERKLAYPIDKKKSGFYVLTTFEIDGTKLAEVEAKLNIMESVMRYIVVKQD
- a CDS encoding proline--tRNA ligase produces the protein MRFSKAYIKTLKETPKEAEIASHKLMLRAGMIKKLASGIYAYLPLGYRTIKKIENIVREEMDRAGALELLMPVVQPAELWQESGRWDVMGAEMLRLKDRHERDFVLSPTQEEMITAIVRSDISSYKSLPLNLYHIQTKFRDERTPRFGLMRGREFTMKDGYSFHTSQESLDEEFLNMRDAYTRIFTRCGLKFRPVDADTGNIGGSGSQEFQVLAESGEDEIIYSDGSEYAANIEKAVSELINPPKEDLREVELVHTPDCPTIESLAKYLDVPLERTVKALAYKDMGTDEIYMVLIRGDFEVNEVKLKNILKAVEVEMATDEELEKIGLTKGYIGPYKLPTEIKIIADLSVPEVSNHIVGSHQKDYHYKNVNYGRDYKADIVDDIRKVKVGDNCITGGKLHSARGIECGQIFKLGDKYSKAMNATYLDENGKTQYMLMGCYGIGVTRTMAASIEQNNDENGIIWPVSIAPYIVDVIPANIKNEGQVKLAEKIYNELEEEKIDSMLDDRDEKPGFKFKDADLIGFPFKVVVGKRADEGIVELKIRRTGETFEVSENEVISKIKELMKIY